From Candoia aspera isolate rCanAsp1 chromosome 4, rCanAsp1.hap2, whole genome shotgun sequence, a single genomic window includes:
- the LOC134496487 gene encoding olfactory receptor 6B1-like has product MSVKNNPSGENQTVPVMFILLDFNTGEFQALFSILFLPIYIVTMTGNILIILLVIMDRQLHTPMYFFLGNLSCLETCYSCTIMPRMLARFLSGKSTVTMSGCFAQLYFFGYLATTECYFLAVMSYDRYLAICKPLHYAMLMNSKVCILLITGSWISGSLFISFIIFLVSQLRFCGPNKINHFFCDLIPLIRLSCNDTSLVETTAFVISFIGTLAPFIITLTSYVCIIKNILRIPSLKGKQKAFSTCSSHLTVVSCFYGSLMMVYVLPNLSSTSNWKKLLSLFYTLLTPLVNPIVYSLRNKEVKEAVKKIFMTLPKSH; this is encoded by the coding sequence atGTCTGTAAAAAACAATCCCAGTGGAGAAAATCAGACAGTTCCTGTGATGTTTATTCTTCTTGATTTCAACACTGGGGAATTTCAGGCTTTATTTTCTATACTCTTTCTACCCATCTATATAGTAACTATGACTGGGAACATTCTCATCATCCTTCTAGTGATCATGGACCGACAGCTTCACActcccatgtatttcttcctggGAAACCTATCCTGCCTGGAGACTTGTTACAGTTGCACCATTATGCCGAGGATGCTAGCCAGGTTTCTAAGTGGAAAGAGCACTGTTACTATGAGTGGATGCTTTGCACAACTTTATTTCTTTGGGTATCTTGCAACTACAGAATGCTATTTTCTGGCGGTGATGTCTTATGATCGTTATTTAGCGATATGCAAACCATTGCATTATGCAATGCTTATGAATAGCAAGGTTTGCATCCTGCTTATTACTGGGTCATGGATAAGTGGTTCATTGTTTATCAGTTTTATCATATTCTTGGTATCTCAGTTGAGGTTCTGTGGACCCAACAAAATTAACCATTTTTTCTGTGATTTGATCCCACTGATAAGACTCTCATGCAATGATACCAGTTTGGTGGAAACTACAGCTTTCGTTATCTCCTTCATAGGAACTCTGGCACCATTTATTATAACTTTGACCTCTTATGTTTGCATCATTAAGAACATTTTGAGAATCCCATCCCTaaagggaaaacaaaaggcaTTCTCAACTTGTTCCTCTCATCTCACAGTGGTTAGTTGCTTCTATGGCTCCCTGATGATGGTTTATGTCTTACCAAACTTGAGTTCAACGAGTAACTGGAAGAAACTGCTCTCCCTCTTCTACACTCTGCTCACTCCTTTGGTCAATCCCATAGTCTATAGTTTAAGGAACAAAGAAGTAAAGGAAGCAGTGAAGAAAATATTCATGACGCTTCCTAAAAGTCACTAA